One Alcaligenes ammonioxydans DNA segment encodes these proteins:
- a CDS encoding helix-turn-helix transcriptional regulator, which yields MRTLERTRPELSAFLRACRERLLPEEVGLPSGGRRRTPGLRREEVAALAGVGLTWYTWLEQGRDIGVSASFLDNLARVLKLDAAERRHLFLLAHERLPAEPGITWCVLPPLVRRLMHDLPHPAFVLNLRWDVLGFNALADDLLGLGAYPDGQRNLLWQMFTNPALHTRFVPWESQALEMLTSFRRDFARATDGTDIHELANELKRVSPEFKQWWEQHDVHSPCGALRTVLVDGELREFEQTSLIIDESRHLRMVVYVPSVREDSDDGSGQPRVG from the coding sequence ATGAGGACGCTGGAGCGAACACGCCCGGAGCTGTCTGCCTTTTTGCGCGCATGCCGTGAACGTCTTTTGCCGGAGGAGGTGGGCTTGCCCAGTGGCGGACGGCGCCGCACTCCGGGCTTGCGGCGCGAGGAGGTGGCGGCTTTGGCGGGAGTGGGGCTGACCTGGTACACCTGGTTGGAGCAAGGGCGTGATATTGGCGTATCGGCCAGCTTTCTGGACAATTTGGCCCGTGTTCTGAAACTGGATGCGGCCGAACGCAGACACTTGTTCTTGCTGGCGCATGAGCGCCTGCCTGCCGAGCCAGGAATTACCTGGTGTGTCTTGCCGCCCTTGGTGCGACGCTTGATGCACGACTTGCCGCATCCGGCTTTTGTCTTGAATTTACGCTGGGATGTTCTGGGCTTTAATGCCTTGGCGGATGATCTGCTGGGCTTGGGGGCGTATCCAGATGGGCAGCGCAATCTTCTGTGGCAGATGTTTACGAATCCCGCTTTGCACACCCGCTTTGTCCCTTGGGAATCGCAGGCGCTGGAGATGTTGACCAGTTTTCGTCGCGACTTTGCTCGGGCCACAGACGGAACGGATATTCATGAACTGGCCAATGAGCTCAAACGCGTATCACCGGAGTTCAAGCAGTGGTGGGAGCAACATGATGTGCATTCACCTTGCGGCGCGTTACGCACCGTGCTTGTAGATGGGGAGTTGCGCGAGTTTGAGCAGACCTCGCTCATCATTGATGAGAGTCGTCATTTGCGTATGGTGGTGTATGTGCCGTCTGTGCGGGAAGATTCAGACGACGGGAGCGGCCAGCCTAGGGTTGGATAG
- a CDS encoding malate dehydrogenase, with product MSKPAMRVAVTGAAGQIGYALLFRIASGEMLGKDQPVILQLLELPDEKAQKALKGVMMELDDCAFPLLQGMSAHSDPESAFKDVDIALLVGARPRGPGMERKDLLAFNAQIFTAQGRALNKVASRDVKVLVVGNPANTNAYIAMKSAPDLPAKNFTAMLRLDHNRALSQLAAKSGKPVADIENLIVWGNHSPTMYPDTRFATVNGEKIDAIINDQAWNRDTFIPTVGKRGAAIIEARGLSSAASAANAAIDHVRDWVLGSNGKWVTMGVPSDGSYGIPEGIVYGVPVTTENGEYKRVEGLEIDAFSRERMDHTLNELLEERDGVKDLLG from the coding sequence ATGTCCAAACCCGCAATGCGCGTCGCCGTTACCGGCGCTGCTGGCCAGATTGGCTACGCCCTGCTGTTTCGCATCGCTTCTGGCGAAATGCTGGGCAAAGACCAGCCTGTGATCCTGCAGTTGCTGGAGCTACCCGACGAGAAAGCCCAAAAGGCCCTGAAGGGCGTCATGATGGAACTGGACGACTGCGCGTTCCCCCTGCTGCAAGGCATGTCCGCCCACAGCGACCCTGAAAGCGCATTCAAAGATGTTGATATCGCCCTGCTGGTCGGCGCCCGTCCACGTGGCCCCGGCATGGAGCGTAAAGACCTGCTGGCCTTCAATGCCCAGATCTTCACCGCACAAGGTCGCGCCCTGAACAAAGTTGCCAGCCGTGACGTCAAGGTTCTGGTGGTGGGCAACCCTGCCAACACCAACGCCTACATCGCCATGAAATCGGCTCCTGATCTGCCAGCCAAGAACTTCACCGCCATGCTGCGCCTGGACCACAACCGCGCCCTGTCGCAACTGGCCGCCAAGTCCGGCAAGCCCGTTGCTGACATCGAGAACCTGATCGTCTGGGGCAACCACTCGCCCACGATGTACCCTGACACCCGTTTCGCGACGGTGAACGGTGAGAAGATCGACGCCATCATCAACGATCAGGCCTGGAACCGCGACACCTTCATCCCCACCGTGGGCAAACGTGGCGCCGCCATCATCGAAGCCCGTGGTCTGTCCTCGGCGGCTTCGGCTGCCAATGCCGCCATCGACCACGTGCGTGACTGGGTATTGGGCTCGAACGGCAAATGGGTCACCATGGGCGTTCCTTCGGACGGCTCCTACGGCATTCCTGAAGGCATCGTTTACGGCGTGCCCGTCACCACCGAAAACGGCGAGTACAAACGTGTGGAAGGCCTGGAAATTGACGCCTTCTCGCGTGAGCGCATGGACCACACCTTGAACGAACTGCTGGAAGAACGTGACGGTGTGAAAGACCTGCTGGGTTAA
- a CDS encoding GntR family transcriptional regulator: protein MSENVPPLRTQEIEKSAPSAAYSPLYQQIKALLLQGLDRGEWKPGEAIPSELELAARFQVSQGTVRKAIDELAADNLLIRRQGKGTFVATHHEARVRFRFLRLAPDDGKPVASQSRIIDVRRMKAPTDVAVLLDLRTSDMVVNLRRVLSFDQVPTIYDDIWLPGSVFKGLTLDAVEQNKGPMYAWFESKFGVSMVRADEKIGAVSATEEAASVLQVAAGSPLLYVERVSYTYGDRPMELRRGLYLTERFHYRNTLS from the coding sequence ATGTCTGAGAACGTGCCGCCGCTACGCACCCAGGAAATCGAAAAATCCGCTCCTAGCGCGGCCTATAGCCCTCTGTATCAACAGATTAAGGCTTTGCTGCTGCAGGGGCTGGATCGTGGCGAGTGGAAGCCTGGCGAGGCCATTCCCAGTGAGCTGGAACTGGCCGCACGTTTTCAGGTCAGCCAGGGGACGGTGCGCAAGGCTATCGATGAGCTGGCCGCCGACAATCTTCTGATCCGTCGTCAAGGGAAAGGCACGTTTGTAGCCACCCACCACGAGGCGCGGGTGCGTTTTCGGTTTTTGCGTCTGGCCCCCGATGACGGCAAGCCGGTCGCCTCACAAAGTCGAATCATCGATGTTCGTCGCATGAAGGCTCCCACGGATGTCGCGGTGCTGCTCGATTTGCGCACGTCCGACATGGTGGTGAACTTGCGCCGGGTCCTCTCCTTTGATCAGGTTCCCACCATTTATGACGATATCTGGTTGCCCGGCTCGGTGTTCAAGGGCCTGACCCTGGACGCCGTCGAGCAGAACAAGGGCCCGATGTATGCCTGGTTCGAGAGCAAGTTTGGCGTGAGCATGGTGCGTGCCGATGAAAAGATTGGCGCGGTCAGCGCCACCGAAGAGGCTGCCTCGGTTCTGCAGGTGGCCGCCGGCTCCCCGCTTTTGTATGTAGAGCGTGTGTCCTACACCTATGGTGACCGACCGATGGAGTTGCGCCGGGGTTTATACCTGACTGAGCGCTTCCATTACCGAAACACACTCAGCTAG
- the sdhC gene encoding succinate dehydrogenase, cytochrome b556 subunit yields MSDTAPKQRPQYRNISVPQILSYRLPLAAKSSILHRVSGALLFLCLPLVLLPLFSLSVSSPESFETMRSYVDNPVCKLILLVLIWGYLHHFCAGIRYLALDLHLGNDKESAKKSAGMVFGVSLALTVVFGLKLFGVW; encoded by the coding sequence ATGTCTGATACCGCACCCAAGCAGCGTCCGCAGTATCGCAATATCAGCGTGCCGCAGATATTGAGCTACCGCTTGCCCCTGGCCGCAAAATCGTCGATTTTGCATCGTGTCAGCGGCGCATTGCTGTTTCTTTGCCTGCCGCTCGTTCTATTGCCACTGTTCTCTTTGAGCGTGAGCTCTCCAGAGTCCTTCGAGACCATGCGCAGCTATGTCGACAACCCTGTCTGTAAGCTGATTCTTCTGGTGCTGATCTGGGGCTATCTGCACCACTTCTGTGCCGGCATCCGCTATCTGGCACTGGACCTGCACCTGGGTAATGACAAAGAGTCCGCCAAGAAATCGGCCGGCATGGTGTTTGGGGTCAGCCTGGCGCTGACTGTTGTGTTTGGTTTGAAACTGTTTGGGGTGTGGTAA
- the sdhD gene encoding succinate dehydrogenase, hydrophobic membrane anchor protein produces the protein MANRERIGANRLVVGAHYGTLDFLAQRVTAVIMAIYTLVIIGGILFSSELNFETWRGLFSFTVGSLPLGQLLATLFFLSLSWHAWIGVRDIWMDYVKPAGLRLFLQVLTLLWLVASVVFFAKIIWSL, from the coding sequence ATGGCTAATCGTGAGCGCATTGGCGCAAACCGCCTGGTAGTGGGTGCCCACTACGGTACCTTGGACTTTCTGGCACAGCGGGTGACTGCAGTCATCATGGCCATCTACACCTTGGTCATCATTGGCGGCATCCTGTTTAGCAGCGAACTGAATTTCGAGACCTGGCGCGGCCTGTTCTCGTTCACGGTCGGCTCCCTGCCTCTGGGTCAGTTGCTGGCAACCCTGTTTTTCCTGTCGTTGTCCTGGCACGCCTGGATCGGTGTGCGTGACATCTGGATGGACTACGTCAAGCCCGCTGGCCTGCGCTTGTTCCTGCAAGTGTTGACCTTGCTGTGGCTGGTGGCCAGTGTCGTCTTTTTTGCAAAAATTATCTGGAGTCTCTAA
- the sdhA gene encoding succinate dehydrogenase flavoprotein subunit, with product MASITKSLPRRQFDVVVVGAGGAGMRCSLQLAQAGLSVAVLSKVFPTRSHTVAAQGGVSASLGNMSEDHWYWHMYDTVKGSDWLGDQDAIEFMCREAPHAVYELEHFGMPFDRNQDGTIYQRPFGGHTANFGEKPVQRACAAADRTGHAMLHTLYQRNVAARTQFFVEWMALDLLRNEAGDVLGVTALEMETGEIYVLEGKRVVLATGGAGRIWAASTNAFINTGDGLGMAARAGLPLQDMEFWQFHPTGVAGAGVLITEGVRGEGGILLNKDGERFMERYAPTLKDLAPRDFVSRSMDQEIKEGRGCGDGSYVVLKLDHLGADVIKKRLPSIREIAIKFGNVDPIKDPIPVVPTIHYQMGGIPTNYYGQVVTQTPTGESKIVNGLYAIGECAATSVHGANRLGTNSLLDLIVFGRAAGNHIVDSHPEKDHAHQEINESSIEFSLDRVNRLESRTSGEKAQDVGNKIRVAMQAHCGVFRTLDLLHKGVDQIESLVPEVKDIYFKDKSKVFNTARIEALEVANMIEVARATTKSAANRTESRGAHALNDHPERDDENWLRHTLWFSEGSRLEYKPVQMKPLTAETIPPKARTF from the coding sequence GTGGCTTCCATCACAAAATCTTTGCCCCGCCGTCAGTTTGACGTAGTGGTGGTCGGTGCCGGTGGCGCCGGTATGCGTTGTTCCCTGCAATTGGCTCAGGCCGGCTTGTCCGTGGCTGTGCTCAGCAAGGTGTTCCCAACCCGCTCCCACACGGTGGCCGCCCAAGGTGGCGTCAGTGCCTCCCTGGGTAACATGAGCGAGGACCATTGGTACTGGCACATGTACGACACCGTCAAGGGTTCGGACTGGCTGGGTGACCAGGACGCCATCGAATTCATGTGCCGTGAAGCGCCGCACGCAGTGTACGAGCTCGAGCACTTTGGCATGCCTTTTGACCGCAACCAGGACGGTACGATTTACCAGCGTCCATTTGGTGGTCACACCGCCAACTTTGGTGAAAAACCTGTCCAGCGCGCCTGTGCGGCAGCTGACCGTACCGGTCACGCCATGTTGCACACGCTGTACCAGCGTAACGTTGCTGCCCGCACCCAGTTCTTCGTGGAGTGGATGGCACTGGATCTGCTGCGTAACGAAGCGGGCGACGTCCTGGGCGTGACTGCCCTGGAAATGGAAACCGGCGAAATCTACGTTCTGGAAGGCAAGCGCGTGGTGCTGGCTACCGGCGGTGCTGGCCGTATCTGGGCTGCGTCCACCAACGCCTTCATCAACACGGGCGACGGTCTGGGTATGGCCGCTCGTGCAGGTCTGCCTTTGCAGGACATGGAGTTCTGGCAATTCCACCCCACTGGCGTGGCCGGTGCCGGCGTGCTGATTACCGAGGGCGTGCGCGGTGAAGGCGGTATCCTGTTGAACAAGGACGGCGAGCGCTTCATGGAGCGTTACGCTCCTACCCTGAAAGATCTGGCCCCTCGTGACTTCGTGTCCCGTTCCATGGACCAGGAAATCAAGGAAGGTCGCGGTTGTGGCGACGGCAGCTACGTGGTGCTGAAGCTGGATCACCTGGGTGCCGACGTCATCAAGAAACGTCTGCCCTCGATTCGCGAGATCGCCATCAAGTTCGGTAACGTCGACCCGATCAAGGACCCGATCCCCGTGGTTCCCACCATCCACTACCAGATGGGCGGTATCCCCACGAACTACTACGGTCAGGTGGTGACGCAAACCCCGACCGGCGAGAGCAAGATCGTCAACGGTCTGTACGCGATCGGTGAGTGTGCGGCCACGTCCGTACACGGTGCCAACCGTCTGGGTACAAACTCGCTGCTGGACCTGATCGTGTTCGGTCGCGCTGCCGGCAACCACATTGTGGACTCGCACCCCGAGAAAGATCACGCTCACCAGGAAATCAACGAGTCCTCCATCGAGTTCTCGCTGGACCGCGTCAATCGTCTGGAGTCCCGTACCTCGGGCGAAAAGGCTCAGGATGTGGGCAACAAGATTCGCGTGGCCATGCAGGCTCACTGTGGCGTGTTCCGTACCCTGGATCTGCTGCACAAGGGCGTCGACCAGATCGAATCCCTGGTTCCCGAAGTCAAGGATATTTACTTCAAAGACAAGTCCAAAGTCTTCAATACCGCCCGTATTGAGGCGCTGGAAGTGGCCAACATGATCGAAGTGGCTCGTGCCACGACCAAGTCGGCCGCCAATCGTACGGAAAGTCGCGGCGCTCATGCCCTGAACGACCACCCGGAGCGTGACGACGAGAACTGGCTGCGTCACACCCTGTGGTTCTCGGAAGGCAGCCGTCTGGAGTACAAGCCTGTCCAGATGAAACCGCTGACAGCCGAAACGATTCCGCCCAAGGCCCGGACTTTCTAA
- a CDS encoding succinate dehydrogenase iron-sulfur subunit produces the protein MSQKRKVKFEIYRYDPDKDERPYMQKIEVELEPTDKMLLDAILRIKNDMDDSLALRRSCREGVCGSDAMNINGKNGLACTTNMRDLKEPVVLRPLPGLPVIRDLIVDMTHFFDQYHSVKPFLINDAPPPEKERLQTPEAREELDGLYECILCACCSTSCPSFWWNPDKFVGPAGLLQAYRFIADSRDEATGERLDNLEDPYRLFRCHTIMNCTDVCPKGLNPSHAIGKIKEMLVRRSI, from the coding sequence ATGAGCCAAAAACGTAAGGTCAAATTTGAAATCTACCGCTACGATCCTGACAAGGACGAGCGTCCCTACATGCAAAAGATCGAAGTCGAGTTGGAACCTACCGACAAGATGCTGCTCGATGCGATCTTGCGCATTAAGAACGATATGGACGACAGCCTGGCGTTGCGTCGTTCCTGCCGCGAAGGTGTGTGCGGTTCCGATGCCATGAACATCAATGGCAAGAACGGTCTGGCCTGCACGACCAATATGCGCGACCTGAAAGAACCTGTGGTCCTGCGCCCATTGCCAGGTCTGCCGGTTATCCGTGACCTGATCGTGGACATGACCCACTTCTTCGATCAGTACCATTCGGTCAAGCCCTTCCTGATCAACGATGCGCCTCCTCCTGAGAAAGAGCGTCTGCAAACGCCTGAAGCTCGTGAGGAACTCGATGGTCTGTACGAGTGCATTCTGTGTGCCTGCTGCTCGACCTCTTGCCCCTCGTTCTGGTGGAACCCCGACAAGTTCGTCGGTCCTGCCGGTTTGTTGCAAGCCTATCGTTTCATTGCCGACTCGCGTGACGAGGCTACTGGCGAGCGTCTGGATAATCTGGAAGATCCTTACCGCTTGTTCCGTTGCCACACGATCATGAACTGTACGGATGTCTGTCCAAAAGGACTGAATCCCTCGCATGCCATCGGCAAGATCAAAGAAATGCTGGTGCGTCGCAGTATCTAA
- a CDS encoding FAD assembly factor SdhE: MRTLTELERARLRWRARRGLLENDLMITRFLDQYENELTDQDVSALTRLFEMDDTVLLDVLLARSEPEGQYATPDIQRLVDIMRKL; encoded by the coding sequence ATGAGAACATTGACGGAATTGGAGCGTGCGCGTCTGCGTTGGCGTGCGCGCCGGGGCTTGCTTGAAAACGACTTGATGATCACCCGTTTTCTGGATCAATACGAAAACGAGCTGACTGATCAGGACGTCTCGGCCCTGACCCGTTTGTTCGAAATGGACGATACAGTTTTGCTGGATGTCCTTCTGGCTCGCTCCGAGCCGGAAGGGCAATACGCCACCCCGGACATCCAGCGACTAGTAGACATTATGCGAAAGCTATAA
- the gltA gene encoding citrate synthase, with amino-acid sequence MELSEKKATLSFSDGSPSVEFPVHKGTVGPDVIDIRKLYGQTGMFTYDPGFMATAACESGITYIDGDKGQLMYRGYPIDQLAQKCDFMDVCYLILNGELPNAEQKQEFDSLVTNHTMVQEQMQHFLRGFRPDAHPMAILTGLVGALSAFYHDSTDITNPHHRHVSAIRLIAKLPTLVAMAYKYSLGQPFIYPKNDLSYTGNFLRMMFATPCEDYKVNEVVERALDRIFILHADHEQNASTSTVRLCGSSGTNPFAAIAAGVACLWGPAHGGANEACLNMLEELQANGGIDKVGEFMEKVKDKNSGVRLMGFGHRVYKNYDPRAKLMQETCKEVLEALGLENDPLFKLAMELERIALEDPYFVERKLYPNVDFYSGIVQRAIGIPTSLFTAIFALARTVGWIAQWNEMLSDPDYKIGRPRQLYVGPTQRDVPAQR; translated from the coding sequence ATGGAATTGTCAGAAAAAAAAGCCACGCTATCCTTCTCCGACGGTAGCCCTTCGGTTGAGTTCCCTGTACACAAGGGCACCGTAGGTCCGGACGTGATCGATATCCGTAAGCTCTACGGTCAGACAGGTATGTTTACCTATGACCCCGGCTTTATGGCGACGGCGGCGTGCGAATCGGGCATCACCTACATCGACGGCGACAAGGGCCAGTTGATGTACCGTGGTTACCCTATCGACCAGTTGGCACAAAAGTGCGATTTCATGGATGTGTGCTACCTGATCCTGAACGGCGAGCTGCCTAACGCCGAGCAGAAACAGGAGTTCGACTCCCTGGTGACGAACCACACCATGGTTCAGGAACAGATGCAGCACTTCCTGCGCGGCTTCCGTCCGGACGCTCACCCCATGGCAATACTGACTGGCCTGGTCGGTGCCTTGTCGGCGTTCTACCATGATTCCACGGACATCACGAATCCTCATCACCGCCATGTGTCGGCTATTCGCTTGATCGCCAAGCTGCCAACGCTGGTTGCGATGGCGTACAAGTATTCTTTGGGACAGCCATTCATCTATCCCAAGAATGATTTGTCCTACACCGGCAACTTCTTGCGCATGATGTTCGCCACCCCTTGCGAAGACTACAAGGTCAACGAAGTGGTTGAGCGCGCTTTGGATCGTATCTTCATCCTGCATGCAGATCACGAGCAGAACGCCTCGACTTCCACCGTTCGTCTGTGCGGCTCGTCGGGTACCAATCCTTTCGCTGCGATCGCTGCGGGCGTTGCCTGCTTGTGGGGTCCTGCTCACGGTGGTGCAAACGAAGCGTGCCTGAACATGCTGGAAGAGTTGCAAGCCAACGGCGGCATCGACAAGGTTGGCGAGTTCATGGAGAAGGTCAAGGACAAGAACTCGGGCGTGCGCCTGATGGGTTTTGGTCACCGTGTCTACAAGAACTACGATCCACGCGCCAAGCTGATGCAGGAAACCTGCAAGGAAGTTCTGGAAGCCCTGGGCCTGGAGAACGATCCTCTGTTCAAACTGGCCATGGAACTGGAGCGCATCGCTCTGGAAGATCCTTACTTTGTCGAGCGCAAACTGTACCCCAACGTGGACTTCTACTCGGGTATCGTTCAGCGTGCTATTGGCATTCCAACCTCCCTGTTTACCGCTATCTTCGCCCTGGCTCGTACCGTAGGCTGGATTGCGCAGTGGAACGAAATGCTGTCCGATCCTGATTACAAGATCGGCCGTCCACGTCAGTTGTATGTGGGCCCAACCCAGCGCGATGTACCTGCTCAGCGTTAA
- the lldR gene encoding transcriptional regulator LldR: MTKQSRSRLSDQVAEKIRQLIQEKHLQPGDRIPSERQLAEQLEVSRVPIREALRSLCSEGLLVTRRGGGTYVQDSDLMNWPAQSIAPLEELIHEDPLYRYDVLEARRALEASTAWHAAHRATETDKKRIEHCFQVMVRHQQNQDADLSARADAQFHLAIAMASHNVVLLQLMNGLFQLVFSTVKENRRAMFEFDNAREVEILTEQHEGVMKAILNGDADRARELIGHHLDHVQAKVRLSEENKAREQRIFRFSNPLSPP; encoded by the coding sequence ATGACCAAGCAATCCCGCTCGCGCCTGTCAGACCAGGTTGCAGAGAAAATTCGTCAGCTGATTCAGGAGAAACATTTGCAGCCGGGGGACCGCATCCCCTCAGAGCGTCAATTGGCCGAGCAACTGGAGGTCTCGCGCGTGCCCATACGGGAAGCCTTGCGCTCCCTGTGCTCTGAAGGCCTGCTGGTGACCCGCCGCGGCGGCGGTACCTACGTTCAGGATAGCGATCTGATGAACTGGCCGGCCCAAAGCATTGCGCCCCTGGAAGAGTTGATCCATGAAGACCCGCTGTACCGCTACGATGTCCTGGAGGCGCGCCGCGCCCTGGAGGCCAGCACGGCCTGGCATGCAGCGCACCGGGCGACAGAGACGGACAAAAAGCGCATTGAGCACTGTTTTCAGGTCATGGTCCGTCACCAGCAGAATCAGGATGCAGATCTCTCGGCGCGCGCCGACGCGCAATTTCATCTGGCCATTGCCATGGCCTCGCATAATGTCGTACTGCTGCAACTGATGAACGGTTTATTCCAGCTGGTGTTCTCGACAGTGAAAGAGAACCGACGGGCCATGTTCGAGTTCGACAATGCCCGTGAAGTCGAGATTCTGACTGAACAGCATGAGGGAGTGATGAAGGCGATTCTGAACGGGGACGCAGACCGGGCACGCGAGCTGATTGGCCATCACCTTGATCACGTCCAGGCAAAAGTCCGGCTGTCAGAAGAAAACAAAGCACGTGAGCAACGCATCTTTCGCTTTAGTAACCCTCTCTCTCCACCGTGA
- a CDS encoding L-lactate permease, with product MSLLYTLLALTPLLVVFLLMVVMGRSAKLSMGAAYLVTVLLALFVWGSQTAVIAAATVNGIVTALTLLFIVFGAVLLLNTLKVGGALKAIRQGFMDVSPDRRIQVIIVAWLFGSLIEGSSGFGTPSAVGAPLLLALGFPAMAAVMSVLIIQSTPVSFGAVGTPMLVGVRSGIDNKADVAAAIVPMQPMEYLQQIVENVALIHALTGFVIPLLLCGLLTRFFGERRSFAEGLGAWKFALFAGLAFTVPYYLIAVILGPEFPSMLGAMVGLVLSVTAARKGWFAPRKTFDFPDRSQWPSHWLGTVAMDNTEAPQRFSVLRAFSPYVLVVLLLIVTRTFPAVKAWLTGPSATIRIEGIFGTGISTSAQLLFSPGAILIVVSLACIAIFRMSGQQYVVGVKDSLRTMGSAAPALLLAVPMVQVFINSAAADGSIASMPLVLAQGAATAVGHAWPSVSPWVGSLGAFIAGSNTVSNMMFSYFQFSTAQQIGLNIDQSAVVVALQAVGGAAGNMICVHNVVAAGAVVGMLGREGEIVRKTLIPMVYYVIQAGLIGQALITGAMGWWIAAAIFLALTIGGLSLSRGRQMTPAMA from the coding sequence ATGAGTCTTTTATACACCTTGTTGGCCCTGACGCCATTGCTGGTCGTCTTTCTATTGATGGTGGTGATGGGACGATCAGCCAAGTTGTCGATGGGGGCCGCTTATCTGGTGACGGTTCTACTTGCCTTGTTTGTCTGGGGTAGCCAGACCGCGGTGATTGCAGCCGCTACCGTCAACGGGATTGTGACCGCCTTGACCTTGCTGTTCATTGTATTTGGAGCTGTTCTGCTTTTGAATACGCTCAAGGTGGGCGGTGCCTTGAAAGCGATTCGGCAGGGCTTTATGGATGTGTCGCCCGACCGTCGCATTCAGGTCATTATTGTGGCCTGGCTGTTTGGCTCCCTGATCGAAGGCTCCTCTGGGTTTGGCACGCCATCCGCGGTAGGGGCGCCCTTACTGCTGGCGCTGGGCTTTCCGGCCATGGCTGCCGTCATGTCCGTACTCATCATTCAGTCCACGCCGGTGTCCTTTGGCGCAGTCGGCACGCCTATGCTGGTCGGTGTGCGTTCGGGCATTGATAACAAAGCTGACGTGGCCGCTGCTATTGTGCCCATGCAGCCGATGGAGTATTTGCAGCAGATTGTCGAGAATGTGGCTCTGATCCATGCTCTGACCGGTTTTGTGATTCCCTTGTTGCTCTGCGGTCTGCTGACCCGTTTCTTTGGTGAGCGCCGCTCCTTTGCCGAAGGGCTGGGTGCATGGAAGTTTGCTCTGTTTGCGGGTCTGGCCTTCACGGTTCCTTATTATTTGATTGCCGTCATTCTGGGGCCCGAGTTTCCGTCGATGTTGGGCGCGATGGTGGGGCTGGTGCTGAGCGTGACAGCAGCGCGGAAAGGATGGTTTGCGCCACGTAAGACATTTGATTTTCCCGATCGCAGTCAATGGCCTTCTCATTGGCTGGGCACGGTTGCCATGGACAATACGGAGGCGCCGCAACGATTTTCCGTTTTGCGGGCGTTCTCGCCCTATGTGCTGGTGGTCTTGCTGCTGATCGTTACCCGCACTTTTCCTGCCGTTAAGGCCTGGCTTACCGGTCCGTCCGCGACCATCAGAATTGAAGGCATTTTCGGCACGGGTATTTCCACATCGGCGCAATTGTTGTTCTCACCGGGGGCAATCCTGATTGTGGTGTCCTTGGCATGTATCGCCATCTTCCGCATGAGTGGCCAGCAGTACGTGGTGGGGGTCAAAGACTCGCTGCGCACCATGGGTAGTGCAGCGCCTGCCTTGTTGCTGGCCGTGCCTATGGTTCAGGTGTTCATCAACTCGGCTGCGGCAGATGGTTCTATCGCCAGCATGCCTCTGGTGCTGGCGCAAGGAGCGGCCACCGCGGTAGGGCATGCATGGCCCAGTGTTTCGCCCTGGGTGGGCAGCTTGGGCGCATTTATTGCAGGCTCCAATACCGTGAGCAACATGATGTTCTCCTACTTCCAGTTCTCTACGGCACAGCAGATTGGTTTGAATATCGACCAGTCCGCTGTTGTGGTTGCATTGCAGGCAGTCGGTGGGGCCGCCGGGAACATGATTTGTGTTCATAACGTGGTCGCCGCCGGGGCGGTAGTCGGCATGCTGGGCCGTGAGGGGGAAATTGTCCGCAAGACCCTGATCCCCATGGTGTATTACGTCATTCAGGCAGGGCTGATTGGCCAGGCCTTGATTACCGGGGCGATGGGTTGGTGGATTGCCGCTGCCATTTTCCTGGCACTGACCATTGGTGGCTTGAGTTTGTCTCGTGGACGGCAGATGACTCCTGCTATGGCTTGA